In Vibrio quintilis, the DNA window ATAAACGGCAAGATTGCTGCTAATAAACCTACGGCAATGAAACCTAAGGTATTAAATATAGACAGAATAACGGTCGACATTCCCATACCCACGGTATATCCCAATGGGCCAAGCACCAATAGGGTTACAGGTACGGTAACAGTTAAACACACCAGGGGAACAAAAAAGACACGAATAGATTTTGGTGCGTAACGCGTCACCCAACGTTCCATTTGCGAATAGAACAAAACTGTCAAAATCGCAGGGAAAACCTGAAAAGCATAAGGAATATTCTTGAGAGAAATTTCAAAAACAACCGCGCCACTGGCGAGTATTTTGGTCATGCTCGGAATAAGCAACGCACCCACCGCAGATACTGCCACCAGAATATTCACTTTCAGTTTGGTGGCAGTGGTAATAGCAACAAGAACAGGTAGGAAATAAAGTGGTGCACTACCAATTGAATCTAAAATCGTATATACCGAAGAACCTTTTTCCATCCATCCGACACTGACTAACAGAAGCAACAAAGATTTTAATACACCGCCACCAGCGACAGCTGGAATTAATGGCTGGAAAATACTAATCACGAAATCAATCAGCACAGCAGACCATTTTTTGTTTTCCTGAACGACTTCTGTGCCACTAACATCCCCTACAATTTCTTTTAGTGCGTCATAAACCTCAATGACTTCATTGCCAATAATAATTTGGCACTGCGCTGTTTTCCTTACACCAATCACGCCCTGAACAGATTCCAAAGCCTTATAATCTGCTTTTGAATTATCAACGAGCGTAAGCCTAACTCTGGTGGAACAATGAGTAAGGTGAGAGATATTTTCTTTTCCTCCAACATGTTGGAGGATCCCCTCTGCTGTTTTTATGTAATCCATAACACATCGCCTTTGTGAATTTATTTAAACAAAAAAAAAGACCCAGAGAACTGAACTCATTTCTAAGTTCAGTTCTCTGGGTCCTGCCTGCTTTACCAGTTACATGCCCGAAGCAATTTGTGTATTCATGTTATTTCCATATCAATGGCGAGTTCAAATCTCAAAATAATGAAATCATACAAAGATCATATAATTAATATAAGTTTTCAAATCATTCAGGATTCAAATCACATATTAATTATTTTTAACCTAAATAAATACGCCCAACTCATGAGCAAATTCAATATAAAACTATGCTTATCATCACAAAATATAATGCATCTTATATCATCCAGAATAGCGAACAAGCTCCATTCCAACACAACTAATTTAGAATCTTCTTACATTTCCCAGGCAAAGGAATGTAAGCGCACCATAAACACCGCGTTCATGCCCTCTGTTCCCAATCAAGATCTTACCTCAATCAACATGGAGGTAAGATCATGGCCAAACGCCGCAGTGACCAAGCATCACGCACTGGAATCTGGTAATTTTGGTTTAACCATAAAAAGTAACACGAGCTTTACACTGCCCTAATCGATAACCATTGGTAGGGCAAAAGTTCTTTAACAGAATACGAATGAGTGTTTGCTCTAACACAAAGGGGCAGAAGTTTGTCGCGGTGAGTGGGGAACCAACTACTAAGAAATACTTATGAGTTGCCAGCACGGAATGGGGCATAAATGAGTTGGAGTAATCGGTCGGGCCTGATTTGATTAAACTATGGATTAAAAAGTGGCAGATGGTGCCCTGACTTGTACTAATCCATGTGAATCACTTTCTCTGAACCTTCAGCAACTACCGCCACACCCGATCAGATTCTCTTTTATTCGATTCAACAAGCCACTTACCATATATTTTCGCTACCATCGTGATATCGGCGTGGCCCATTTGCTGAGCAAGGTAACTGACGTTCACATTCGCGTGAGTGATCATCCAGCTTGCGTACGTGTGCCGGAGCTGATACTGGCTTCGGTGCTCAACTCCGGCTTGCTTACACAGATACCGCCAGATTCTTCCTAAAGCACGCTTCCCATAATAATTGAATACCCTGGACAGTCACTATTAAAAAATATGCAGCAGATGTCTTACAAATTACAAACTTTCAGCTAAATTTAGCCGAAGAAGTATTTATTCGCTTGAATTATAGTCGACTTGTTATTGATTTCTTTTATATTTTCTGAGGCGAGGCATAGTAATGATAGCTTAAATTATGAAGCCATCAACATGTGTTTTATTGAAATGTTTTTTTATAAATATGAGACAGTCAGCTATCCCGATCCATAAGCATCGCCTTCGTTCAAGGTTGGCTATGACCTTCAGGATTTCGGATTGAGAGAGGGATAACCGGGTGAGAATTGTAGGTTGGCGTTCATCGATCCATCCACGTTTGTCCGCGCGAATTTGCCTGCCAGCGAAATCAACCCATTCGATATAGTCTGTCAGCCGGAAAGGAATACCATCAGGCTGCTCCTGATGTTCATAACCGGTAAATGGATAAAGGTTATGAGGTGTTGGTTGATTCTCTTCCAGCGCATCCAGCCGTTTTTTCAGCGAGGTGT includes these proteins:
- a CDS encoding tyrosine-type recombinase/integrase, which codes for MSRVFNYYGKRALGRIWRYLCKQAGVEHRSQYQLRHTYASWMITHANVNVSYLAQQMGHADITMVAKIYGKWLVESNKRESDRVWR